CGGCCGCCGAAGCACCGGAGCGGGGCCCGTTCTTGCCCCCGCCCCGTGCGAACGCGGCGAGTTGGCGGGCCGAGGCGGAGCGGGTCCTGGCGAGGGCGGTACGGCACGACCCCGGCACAGGCACCGGTGCGCGCGCTGCGACCGGATCGGCGGCCGGTGCGCAGAGCTTCAGCGGCTGGTTCAGCAGGAGTACCCCCGCCTGACCACATGCCCTACGGGCGTGAGGCCGAGCGCACCCGTCGGGGGCCTAGGACACCAGGCCCTGGCCCTCCAGCTCGGTCAGTCGTACGGTGCACAGGCCGCCGCGCTCGTTCGTCACCTCCGTCACCTTCAGCTGGGTGCCCGGGGCGAGGATGTACTCCTCCTCGCCCGTGAACGCGGAGAACCGACGGATGCCCACCGCACGCGCCGGCGTCACCTCGAACAGGGTCCGCCGGCCGCGGCTGCCCAGGAAGGCCCGCGCCACGCTGGGCTCGGACGTGCACGAGGAGACACCCCACCACGTCACCGTGCGGCCGAGGGGATACTGGGAGCGCAGGTCCAGGGCCACGCCGCGCCACAGGGGTCGCGTCTGCGCCGGCAGGTCGGCCACGGCCGAGAACAGCAGGCGCAGGTACGGCAGATACGGCTCGAGGCGCTCCCGGTCCGGGGACCGCAGCACGGCGTTGATCTCGCGGTAGAACGCCGACTCGCACGTGTACAGGTACAGAGCCGAGATCGCGTCCGCGGACAAGCCGGTCTCCGCCTCCGCCACCTTCGTCTCCGCGAACCGGGTCGACCGCTCCACGTACCGGTCGAGGTTCGCGAGCACCTTCGTCACCGGTTCGACCGCCTTCCGGAAGTCCATCACCGGCGTGTCGAACACCCCGGTGATCGGCGGCAGGACGAGCCCCTCGTCCTTGACGCTCGTGAGCCGCTCCAGATAGAGCTGGTGCAGCTCCATCGTCGACGCGATGAACGCGCCCATGCGCTCGGAGCCGGCCGCGTCGGTCGTGTGCCGGTCCCACCCCTTGCTCGGCAGCCAGTCGACCGGCTCGGCCCCCACCGCCGCCAGGGCGTCGTTCACCTGGGCGAAGTGGTCCCCCTCGCAGAAGACGTCCCCCTGCGCGGCCGGATTCGCGTGGTCCAGGTGCCGGACCTCGACCCCCGGGTACTTCTTCTCGAGCCGCTGGACGACCCTCTTCAGGCTCCGGGCGTGCGCGCCCCACCAGGCGAACACCACCCCGCGGTCCGCCTCGTCGGCGTCCTGCTTCGCCCGGAGGATCTCCTCGACGATCTGCTCGGCGACGGGCCGCCAGAAGGACGTGTGCCGGTCGGTCGGCACCGCCCCGTCCGCGCTCGCGGTGAGGGACGCGTTCAGCAGGAGCACGCCCTGGGTGAGCATCGCCTGGAACCACTCCGGCGGCTGAACCGTGTCCTCCTTCTTCAGCAGGGCCCGGACATCGGCGATCGGCGTCTTCTTCGCGATGCCGTACTTCCACATCGCGGCCGCCTTGATGATGCAGCGGATGCTGACCACCCGGCCGAACTGGCTGTCCTTCCAGTCGTGGAAGGTGTTGTCGAACATGGCGATGCCGGTGGCGCTCTCCGCCCGCGGGTACGGGTTCTGCCCGAAGGCGACCACCTTCCACTTGTGCGGCGGATGCGGCTTCAGCGCCTGGAACGTCAGCTCGCGCACCGGCACCACCTCCGGGCTCCGCTTCGGACCGATGAAGGCGGTGGCCCCCGGCTGCGCCTCGATCACCGGGGCGAGCAGCGGCAGCCACGGCTCACCGCCGCCGGCGAACAGCTCGGCCAGTCCCAGCGGATCCGACGGCGCGGCGGGCGAAGCCTGCTCCGGCACCTTGATCCGCACCCGCTGCGCCGGCCCCGCACCCTCGATGTCGTCCAGCTGGCCCAGTACCGCCGCCCGCAACTCGTCGTAGTCCGCGAACCCGTGGTCGTGGAACAGGGTGTAGCCCGTCCACATCAGATTGGCACACACCTGCGCGGGCACCTGCCCCGTCCGCGAGCCCATCCCGACGAGGGCCACCGACCGGATGCTGCCGGGCTTCGCCAGGTTCTGCAGGTGCACCGCCTGGAAGGCGGCCGCGCACGCCAGCGCCACGTTCATCGTGTCGCTGATGTTCTGCGAGGACTGCCGCATGGTCGGCGTCGAGATCAGATACCGCGGCACGGCCGCCCCGGAGGGGACGCACACCGCGCTGCCCACCGGCAGGCTTCCGCCGAACCGCTCGCGGATCGCCCGCTGCACCCGCACCTGGACACCGGCGCCGAGGTGCCGCTTGACGACGGCGTCGACCCCTCCGTCCATCCGGCCCCGGGCATTGGTGGGGGACACCCACGCGTCGACGTCCACGTCGAGAAGAGAACCCTGCCGGATCTCGACCCCGGGCGTGTCCGCGAACGCGGACTTCCAGGCCGCCACCACCTCGTCGTTGACGTCGACGAGGACGACCTTCAACGCACGCTCGACACCCACGATTTCCCCCTCTTCGTGCACTCTTCCGAACGTTCTCGAAGCTATCGCCCCCCACTGACAACGCCCGTGAGCCGTGTCTCACCGGGCCGCTCCACCTTGCTATGCAACTCGTTGCATAGCAGGATCGGGCGCATGGCGCTCGACCACGCGATCCTCGTGTCCCTGCTCGAGAAGCCCGGATCCGGCTACGAGCTGGCCCGGCGCTTCGAGCGGTCCATCGGATACTTCTGGACCGCCACCCACCAGCAGATCTACCGCGTGCTCAAGCGCATGGAGAGCGACGGCTGGGTGGACGTCCGGGACGTGCCGCAGCAGGGGCGCCCGGACAAGAAGGAGTACTCCGTCGCCGGGCCCGGCCGGGACGCGCTCTCCGCCTGGCTGCACGAACCGATCGAGCCCGAGAGCGTGCGGCACGACCTCGCGGTGAAGATCCGGGGAGCCGCCTTCGACGATCCGGCCGCACTGATCGGCGAGGTCGAGCGGCACCGGCAGGCGCACACGGACCGGCTGGCCCACTATCTCGCGGGCGAGGCGCGGGACTTCGGGGAACCGTCGGCCGGTCCGCTCGACGCCGAGCGCGAGCTCCAGCACGCCGTGCTGCGCGGCGGCATCGCGTACGAGCGGATGATGCTCGCCTGGCTCGACGACGTCCTCGCCACCCTCGCCCGGTTCGAAGCCGCCCGCTGAACCGGGCCGTACCCACCCCTCATCCTTGAAAGGCGGACGTCATGGCCGACCCGCTGCTGTTCAACCCGCACACCTACGACCCCGCGCACTTCGACCCGGAGACCCGCCGACTCCTCCGCGCCACCGTCGACTGGTTCGAGGCGCGCGGCAAGCGCCGGATCATCGAGGACTACCGGACCCGCGCCTGGCTCGGCGACTTCCTCGCCTTCGCCGCGGAGGAGGGGCTCTTCGCGACCTTCCTGACGCCGTCCGCCGCCGCCGGTGAGGGCGAGGGCGACAAGCGCTGGGACACCGCCCGCATCGCCGCCCTCAACGAGATCCTCGGCTTCTACGGCCTCGACTACTGGTACGCCTGGCAGGTGACCATCCTCGGCCTCGGCCCGGTCTGGCAGAGCGACAACGCCGCCGCCCGCGCCCGCGCCGCCGAACTCCTCTCCCAGGGCGAGGTGTTTGCCTTCGGCCTCTCCGAGAAGTCGCACGGCGCCGACATCTACTCCACCGACATGCTGCTCACGCCCGACGGCGACGGCGGCTTCCGCGCCACCGGCTCCAAGTACTACATCGGCAACGGCAACGCCGCCGGGCTCGTCTCGGTCTTCGGCCGCCGCACCGACGTGGAGGGCCCCGACGGCTACGTCTTCTTCGCCGCCGACAGCCGCCACCCGGCGTACCACCTCGTCAAGAACGTCGTCGACTCCTCGAAGTACGTCAGCGAGTTCCGCCTGGAGGAGTACCCGGTCGCCGCCGAGGACGTCCTGCACACCGGCCGCGCCGCCTTCGACGCCGCCCTCAACACCGTCAACGTCGGCAAGTTCAACCTGTGCACCGCCTCGATCGGCATCTGCGAGCACGCGATGTACGAGGCCGTCACCCACGCGCAGAACCGCATCCTGTACGGCCGGCCGGTCACCGTCTTCCCGCACGTGCGGCGCGAGTTGACCGACGCGTACGTCCGGCTCGTCGGCATGAAGCTGTTCAGCGACCGCGCCGTCGACTACTTCCGCACCGCGGGCCCCGACGACCGCCGCTACCTCCTCTTCAACCCGATGACGAAGATGAAGGTGACCACGGAGGGCGAGAAGGTCATCGACCTGATGTGGGACGTCATCGCCGCCAAGGGCTTCGAGAAGGACAACTACTTCGCCGAGGCCGCCGTGGAGATCCGCGGCCTGCCGAAGCTGGAGGGCACGGTCCACGTCAACCTGGCGCTGATCCTGAAGTTCATGCGCAACCACCTCCTCGACCCGGTCGCGTACGAGCCCGTTCCGAGCCGTCTGGACGCGGCCGACGACGCGTTCCTCTTCCGCCAGGGTCCCGCCCGCGGTCTCGGCTCGGTCCGCTTCCACGACTGGCGCCCGGCCTACGACACGTACGCCCACGTGTCCAACGTCGCCCGCTTCCGCGAACAGGCCGACGCGCTCTGCGAGTTCGTGCTCAAGGCCGCCCCCGACGAGGAGCAGAGCCGCGACCTGGACCTGCTCCTCGCCGTCGGCCAGCTCTTCGCGCTCGTCGTCCACGGGCAGCTGGTCCTGGAGCAGGCCGCCCTGACCGGCCTCGACGAGGACGTCCTCGACGAGCTGTTCGCCGTCCTCGTCCGCGACTTCTCCGCGCACGCGGTCGAGCTGCACGGCAAGGACTCCGCGACCGAGCAGCAGCAGCTCTGGGCGCTCGGCGCCGTCCGGCGCCCCGTCGTCGACGAGGCGCGGTCGGAGCGCGTCTGGCAGCGCGTCGAGGCGCTGTCGGGGGCGTACGAGATGACGCCCTGAGCGAGCCCCTGACCGCCCCTGCCCGCCGCCCTCTCCGGGTCGGCGGGCAGGGGCGGTCGCGGTGTCACGGCTTGGGCAGGGTGCAGCCCGCGCGGTTGAGGTCGATCACGTTGCCGGGGCCGATGCAGGGGACGATGATGTACGTCTCCTGGGCGTAGTTGATGCCCTGGCGGACGGTCACGGCGCCGCTCTCGTCGATCTCGCAC
The DNA window shown above is from Streptomyces vietnamensis and carries:
- a CDS encoding ADP-ribosyltransferase domain-containing protein, coding for MGVERALKVVLVDVNDEVVAAWKSAFADTPGVEIRQGSLLDVDVDAWVSPTNARGRMDGGVDAVVKRHLGAGVQVRVQRAIRERFGGSLPVGSAVCVPSGAAVPRYLISTPTMRQSSQNISDTMNVALACAAAFQAVHLQNLAKPGSIRSVALVGMGSRTGQVPAQVCANLMWTGYTLFHDHGFADYDELRAAVLGQLDDIEGAGPAQRVRIKVPEQASPAAPSDPLGLAELFAGGGEPWLPLLAPVIEAQPGATAFIGPKRSPEVVPVRELTFQALKPHPPHKWKVVAFGQNPYPRAESATGIAMFDNTFHDWKDSQFGRVVSIRCIIKAAAMWKYGIAKKTPIADVRALLKKEDTVQPPEWFQAMLTQGVLLLNASLTASADGAVPTDRHTSFWRPVAEQIVEEILRAKQDADEADRGVVFAWWGAHARSLKRVVQRLEKKYPGVEVRHLDHANPAAQGDVFCEGDHFAQVNDALAAVGAEPVDWLPSKGWDRHTTDAAGSERMGAFIASTMELHQLYLERLTSVKDEGLVLPPITGVFDTPVMDFRKAVEPVTKVLANLDRYVERSTRFAETKVAEAETGLSADAISALYLYTCESAFYREINAVLRSPDRERLEPYLPYLRLLFSAVADLPAQTRPLWRGVALDLRSQYPLGRTVTWWGVSSCTSEPSVARAFLGSRGRRTLFEVTPARAVGIRRFSAFTGEEEYILAPGTQLKVTEVTNERGGLCTVRLTELEGQGLVS
- a CDS encoding PadR family transcriptional regulator yields the protein MALDHAILVSLLEKPGSGYELARRFERSIGYFWTATHQQIYRVLKRMESDGWVDVRDVPQQGRPDKKEYSVAGPGRDALSAWLHEPIEPESVRHDLAVKIRGAAFDDPAALIGEVERHRQAHTDRLAHYLAGEARDFGEPSAGPLDAERELQHAVLRGGIAYERMMLAWLDDVLATLARFEAAR
- a CDS encoding acyl-CoA dehydrogenase family protein; this encodes MADPLLFNPHTYDPAHFDPETRRLLRATVDWFEARGKRRIIEDYRTRAWLGDFLAFAAEEGLFATFLTPSAAAGEGEGDKRWDTARIAALNEILGFYGLDYWYAWQVTILGLGPVWQSDNAAARARAAELLSQGEVFAFGLSEKSHGADIYSTDMLLTPDGDGGFRATGSKYYIGNGNAAGLVSVFGRRTDVEGPDGYVFFAADSRHPAYHLVKNVVDSSKYVSEFRLEEYPVAAEDVLHTGRAAFDAALNTVNVGKFNLCTASIGICEHAMYEAVTHAQNRILYGRPVTVFPHVRRELTDAYVRLVGMKLFSDRAVDYFRTAGPDDRRYLLFNPMTKMKVTTEGEKVIDLMWDVIAAKGFEKDNYFAEAAVEIRGLPKLEGTVHVNLALILKFMRNHLLDPVAYEPVPSRLDAADDAFLFRQGPARGLGSVRFHDWRPAYDTYAHVSNVARFREQADALCEFVLKAAPDEEQSRDLDLLLAVGQLFALVVHGQLVLEQAALTGLDEDVLDELFAVLVRDFSAHAVELHGKDSATEQQQLWALGAVRRPVVDEARSERVWQRVEALSGAYEMTP